A single Triticum dicoccoides isolate Atlit2015 ecotype Zavitan chromosome 2A, WEW_v2.0, whole genome shotgun sequence DNA region contains:
- the LOC119355419 gene encoding probable RNA-dependent RNA polymerase 2, whose product MATAVSAPVSTATVRVSNIPPSAVAKELLAFFDSAVAGAGEAYACEIAAARRGWLSRGDGSVQFDSTATATLAAELASSGRLPRFLGSLLSVSPAPADLLPRAPDLSLRVADARLLVGNRVAEREFQAADSWDSVRVEVIPAKRRIDLYLNHDSQRYKLEVFFEDIRNCYQCNFHGADAILLQLMYAPRIYTTISGPAVYSRFSDDRFHACKEDAKFTWVRALDFTPNHSFGKCSTLALVLDEGAPVSFILNSLPLSGELGELVISSMEFFGPSSKVVPLVDCPSGCSVSYEVLFRLNSLVHMGKIIAKDVNADLFKALEEIPVCTSRRIFEKMSKLDFTCYEPLQFIQQEAHSRKRRHDALLSSKTEGERKLMMCYRIHITPSKIYCLGPEEEVSNYVVKHHKQYASDFARVTFVDEDWSKLFPDAISARTGRGLFSQPLKTGLYYRILSILKEGFSIGPKKYEFLAFSASQLRGSSVWMFASNDSLKAEDIRRWMGNFEDIRSVSKCAARMGQLFSSSRQTLEILPRDVEEIPDIEVITDGSKYIFSDGIGKISERFAKEMACRIGLDYTNPPSAFQIRYGGYKGVVAVDPDSFRNLSLRPSMKKFESKSRMFNITSTSKSQPCYMNREVISLLSTLGIRDEIFESMQQNDMRELDEMLTNREAALSVLGKIGSAETKTASKILLQGYEPSLEPYLLMILKAHQDNRLTDIRTRCKIHVPKGRVLIGCLDETGELEYGQVYIRITKNSKEQKDNCQPYFSEDNGKEKTAVVVGKVAVSKNPCLHPGDIRVLEAVYDHGLYAKNLVDCVVFPQRGERPHPNECSGGDLDGDLYFITWDEKLIPEKVDSPMDYTAARPRIMDHVVTLEEIQKYFVDYMINDSLGAISTAHLVHADRHPMKARSPECLQLAALHSMAVDFAKSGAPAEMPRSLRPKEYPDFMERWDKPTYISNGALGKLYRAAASRMQSAPALSSSAQPSPAFDPDLEVPGFEEFLASAEECYDLYAEKLSTLMSYYGAEHEDEILTGNIRNRLLYLKKDNKRYFEMKDRIIDSVEGLHKEVQGWFRSRPKAEASRTASAWYRVTYHPDHGRPGKKQFWSFPWIVCDELLKIKESSKRRRQQVDGAAA is encoded by the exons ATGGCGACGGCGGTGTCGGCGCCCGTCTCCACGGCGACGGTGCGGGTCTCCAATATCCCGCCCTCCGCCGTCGCTAAGGAGCTCCTAGCATTCTTCGATTCCGCTGTCGCCGGTGCCGGCGAAGCCTACGCCTGCGAGATCGCCGCCGCCCGACGCGGCTGGTTAAGTCGAGGCGATGGGAGCGTTCAGTTCGACTCCACCGCCACCGCAACCCTCGCCGCCGAACTCGCCTCCTCCGGTCGCCTACCGCGCTTCCTCGGCTCCCTCCTCTCCGTCTCCCCTGCCCCCGCGGATCTGCTCCCCCGCGCGCCCGACCTTTCTCTCCGCGTGGCCGACGCCCGCCTCCTTGTCGGCAACCGCGTCGCCGAGCGCGAATTCCAGGCGGCTGACTCTTGGGACAGCGTCCGCGTGGAGGTCATCCCGGCGAAGCGGCGGATAGACCTGTACCTGAATCACGATTCCCAGAGGTACAAGCTGGAGGTCTTCTTCGAGGACATCAGGAACTGCTACCAGTGCAACTTCCATGGGGCCGACGCCATCTTGCTTCAG CTCATGTATGCACCAAGGATATACACAACAATTTCTGGGCCTGCAGTTTATTCAAGGTTCTCAGATGACCGCTTTCATGCATGCAAGGAGGATGCAAAATTTACCTGGGTCAGAGCACTAGATTTTACACCCAACCACTCTTTTGGGAAGTGTTCAACTCTTGCCCTTGTACTTGATGAAGGTGCACCGGTGTCATTTATTCTCAACAGCTTGCCTTTGTCAGGAGAATTAGGGGAATTGGTCATTTCTTCAATGGAATTTTTTGGCCCGTCGTCCAAAGTCGTTCCCCTTGTTGACTGCCCAAGTGGTTGTTCAGTGTCATATGAAGTTCTTTTTCGTCTCAATTCTCTTGTTCACATGGGGAAGATAATTGCCAAGGATGTTAATGCTGATCTGTTTAAAGCTCTTGAAGAAATACCAGTTTGTACTTCAAGGAGGATTTTTGAGAAAATGAGCAAGTTAGACTTTACATGCTATGAACCTTTGCAATTCATCCAGCAGGAGGCTCATAGCAGGAAGAGGAGACACGATGCTTTGCTTTCCAGTAAGACTGAAGGTGAACGAAAGTTAATGATGTGTTACAGAATTCACATCACTCCATCCAAAATATACTGCTTGGGTCCTGAGGAAGAAGTTTCAAATTATGTGGTTAAGCATCACAAACAGTATGCTTCTGACTTTGCTAGAGTTACTTTTGTTGACGAAGACTGGAGTAAGCTTTTTCCAGATGCTATCTCAGCTAGAACTGGACGAGGGCTCTTTTCTCAACCCTTGAAAACTGGCCTATATTATCGTATTTTATCCATCCTGAAAGAAGGATTTTCCATTGGTCCAAAGAAGTATGAATTCCTGGCCTTCTCAGCAAGTCAACTTCGTGGAAGTTCTGTTTGGATGTTTGCTTCTAATGATTCCCTGAAGGCCGAGGATATAAGAAGGTGGATGGGCAACTTTGAAGATATTCGTTCAGTATCTAAGTGTGCGGCTAGAATGGGCCAACTGTTCAGCTCCTCCAGACAAACACTTGAAATCCTACCACGGGATGTAGAAGAGATTCCAGATATCGAAGTCATAACTGATGGCAGTAAATACATATTTTCTGATGGTATCGGGAAGATCTCTGAGAGATTTGCTAAAGAAATGGCTTGCCGAATTGGATTAGACTATACCAACCCTCCTTCAGCTTTTCAAATAAGGTATGGTGGCTACAAAGGAGTTGTTGCTGTCGACCCTGATTCCTTTCGTAATCTTTCTCTGCGACCTAGTATGAAGAAATTCGAATCAAAGAGCAGAATGTTTAACATTACAAGTACCAGCAAATCCCAACCATGCTATATGAATCGTGAAGTTATCTCTCTCCTTTCAACTttggggataagagatgagatatttGAGTCGATGCAACAGAATGATATGCGTGAATTAGATGAAATGCTGACCAACAGAGAAGCTGCTCTCTCTGTTCTGGGAAAAATTGGTAGTGCAGAAACAAAGACAGCATCGAAAATTTTACTGCAAGGCTATGAACCAAGTTTAGAGCCTTACCTGTTGATGATTCTTAAGGCCCATCAGGATAATAGGCTGACTGACATAAGAACTAGATGTAAGATTCATGTTCCAAAAGGCCGTGTTCTTATTGGTTGTTTGGATGAAACAGGTGAATTAGAATATGGTCAAGTGTACATCAGAATTACAAAGAACAGCAAAGAGCAGAAGGATAATTGTCAGCCATATTTTTCTGAAGATAATGGAAAAGAGAAAACAGCAGTTGTTGTTGGAAAAGTTGCAGTATCGAAAAATCCTTGTCTCCATCCTGGTGACATCAGAGTACTTGAAGCTGTCTATGACCATGGTTTGTACGCTAAGAACCTGGTTGATTGTGTTGTCTTCCCCCAAAGAGGAGAAAG GCCTCATCCAAATGAATGCTCCGGGGGTGATTTGGACGGTGACCTCTATTTTATCACTTGGGATGAGAAACTGATTCCAGAGAAGGTTGATTCACCTATGGACTACACTGCAGCAAGGCCACGCATAATGGATCATGTTGTTACACTTGAG GAAATTCAGAAGTACTTTGTGGATTACATGATAAATGACTCGCTCGGTGCAATCTCAACTGCTCACTTGGTCCACGCGGATCGTCATCCAATGAAAGCCCGGAGCCCTGAGTGCCTCCAGCTAGCTGCTTTGCATTCGATGGCGGTCGACTTTGCCAAGTCAGGGGCTCCAGCTGAAATGCCCCGGTCACTGAGACCAAAGGAGTACCCCGACTTCATGGAACGGTGGGACAAACCAACGTACATCTCCAACGGAGCTCTCGGCAAGCTCTACCGAGCGGCTGCGAGCCGTATGCAGAGCGCTCCTGCCCTCTCGTCCTCGGCTCAACCGAGCCCCGCGTTCGATCCTGACCTGGAGGTCCCTGGTTTCGAGGAATTCCTGGCATCCGCGGAGGAGTGCTACGACCTGTACGCAGAGAAGCTGAGCACCCTGATGAGCTACTATGGCGCGGAGCACGAGGACGAGATCCTGACGGGCAACATCCGGAACAGGCTCCTGTACCTGAAGAAGGACAACAAGAGGTACTTCGAGATGAAGGACCGCATCATCGACTCGGTGGAGGGCCTGCACAAGGAGGTGCAGGGTTGGTTCAGGAGCCGGCCGAAGGCGGAGGCTTCGAGGACGGCGTCGGCATGGTACCGCGTGACTTATCACCCGGACCACGGCCGGCCGGGAAAGAAGCAGTTCTGGAGCTTCCCGTGGATCGTCTGCGacgagctgctgaagatcaaggagTCCAGTAAGCGGCGCAGGCAGCAGGTGGACGGCGCGGCGGCCTGA